A region of Gracilinanus agilis isolate LMUSP501 chromosome 3, AgileGrace, whole genome shotgun sequence DNA encodes the following proteins:
- the ZNF362 gene encoding zinc finger protein 362 isoform X1, with protein sequence MVRSVQKGLSHTRMAEPRFNNPYFWPPPPTMPSQLDNLVLINKIKEQLMAEKIRPPHLPPTSVSSQQPLLVPPSPAESSQSIMSLPKLQQVPGLHPQAVPQPDVALHARPATSTVTGLGLSSRAPAVSTSESSTGTGTSTPSTPTSTSQSRLIASSPTLISGITSPPILDSIKTIQGHSLLGAPKTERGRKKIKAENPSGPPVLVVPYPILASGETAKEGKTYRCKVCPLTFFTKSEMQIHSKSHTEAKPHKCPHCSKSFANASYLAQHLRIHLGVKPYHCSYCEKSFRQLSHLQQHTRIHTGDRPYKCPHPGCEKAFTQLSNLQSHQRQHNKDKPYKCPNCYRAYTDSASLQIHLSAHAIKHAKAYCCSMCGRAYTSETYLMKHMSKHTVVEHLVTHHSPQRTESPGIPVRISLI encoded by the exons GATGGCCGAACCTCGTTTTAACAACCCCTACTTCTGGCCCCCTCCTCCCACCATGCCCAGCCAG CTGGACAACTTGGTATTGATCAACAAAATCAAGGAGCAGCTGATGGCAGAGAAGATCCGGCCCCCACACCTGCCGCCCACGTCCGTCTCCTCGCAGCAGCCCCTGCTGGTTCCCCCGTCCCCGGCCGAGAGCAGCCAGTCCATCATGTCCTTGCCTAAGCTGCAGCAGGTGCCGGGGCTGCACCCGCAGGCCGTGCCCCAGCCCGACGTGGCCCTGCACGCCCGGCCCGCCACCAGCACCGTCACAG GGCTGGGGCTGTCCTCCCGGGCCCCTGCGGTCAGCACCTCCGAGTCCAGCACCGGCACAGGGACCAGCACCCCCTCGACACCCACCTCCACCAGCCAGAGCCGCCTCATCGCCTCCTCCCCCACCCTCATCTCAGGGATCACCAGCCCCCCCATCCTGGACTCCATCAAGACAATTCAGGGCCACAGCCTGCTGGGAGCCCCCAAAACAGAGAGGGGCCGCAAGAAGATCAAGGCCGAAAACCCCTCGGGGCCGCCCGTCCTCGTGGTGCCGTACCCCATCCTGGCCTCGGGAGAGACCGCCAAAGAGGGGAAGACGTACAG GTGTAAGGTCTGCCCCTTGACCTTCTTCACCAAGTCCGAGATGCAGATCCACTCCAAGTCGCACACAGAGGCGAAGCCGCACAAGTGCCCGCACTGCTCCAAGTCCTTTGCCAACGCCTCCTACCTGGCCCAGCACCTGCGCATCCACCTGGGCGTCAAGCCCTATCACTGCTCCTACTGTGAGAAGTCCTTCCGCCAGCTCTCCCACCTCCAGCAGCACACCAG aattcacactggagacaGACCCTACAAGTGCCCACATCCCGGCTGTGAAAAGGCTTTTACCCAGCTCTCCAACCTCCAG TCTCACCAGCGACAGCACAATAAAGATAAACCGTACAAGTGTCCGAACTGTTACCGGGCATACACAGACTCCGCGTCCCTGCAGATCCACCTCTCCGCCCATGCCATCAAACACGCCAAGGCCTACTGCTGCAGCATGTGCGGGCGTGCCTACACCTCG gAGACGTATTTGATGAAGCACATGTCCAAACACACTGTGGTGGAGCACCTGGTCACCCACCATTCACCCCAAAGGACGGAGTCTCCCGGCATCCCTGTGCGGATCTCGCTCATCTGA
- the ZNF362 gene encoding zinc finger protein 362 isoform X2, producing MAEPRFNNPYFWPPPPTMPSQLDNLVLINKIKEQLMAEKIRPPHLPPTSVSSQQPLLVPPSPAESSQSIMSLPKLQQVPGLHPQAVPQPDVALHARPATSTVTGLGLSSRAPAVSTSESSTGTGTSTPSTPTSTSQSRLIASSPTLISGITSPPILDSIKTIQGHSLLGAPKTERGRKKIKAENPSGPPVLVVPYPILASGETAKEGKTYRCKVCPLTFFTKSEMQIHSKSHTEAKPHKCPHCSKSFANASYLAQHLRIHLGVKPYHCSYCEKSFRQLSHLQQHTRIHTGDRPYKCPHPGCEKAFTQLSNLQSHQRQHNKDKPYKCPNCYRAYTDSASLQIHLSAHAIKHAKAYCCSMCGRAYTSETYLMKHMSKHTVVEHLVTHHSPQRTESPGIPVRISLI from the exons ATGGCCGAACCTCGTTTTAACAACCCCTACTTCTGGCCCCCTCCTCCCACCATGCCCAGCCAG CTGGACAACTTGGTATTGATCAACAAAATCAAGGAGCAGCTGATGGCAGAGAAGATCCGGCCCCCACACCTGCCGCCCACGTCCGTCTCCTCGCAGCAGCCCCTGCTGGTTCCCCCGTCCCCGGCCGAGAGCAGCCAGTCCATCATGTCCTTGCCTAAGCTGCAGCAGGTGCCGGGGCTGCACCCGCAGGCCGTGCCCCAGCCCGACGTGGCCCTGCACGCCCGGCCCGCCACCAGCACCGTCACAG GGCTGGGGCTGTCCTCCCGGGCCCCTGCGGTCAGCACCTCCGAGTCCAGCACCGGCACAGGGACCAGCACCCCCTCGACACCCACCTCCACCAGCCAGAGCCGCCTCATCGCCTCCTCCCCCACCCTCATCTCAGGGATCACCAGCCCCCCCATCCTGGACTCCATCAAGACAATTCAGGGCCACAGCCTGCTGGGAGCCCCCAAAACAGAGAGGGGCCGCAAGAAGATCAAGGCCGAAAACCCCTCGGGGCCGCCCGTCCTCGTGGTGCCGTACCCCATCCTGGCCTCGGGAGAGACCGCCAAAGAGGGGAAGACGTACAG GTGTAAGGTCTGCCCCTTGACCTTCTTCACCAAGTCCGAGATGCAGATCCACTCCAAGTCGCACACAGAGGCGAAGCCGCACAAGTGCCCGCACTGCTCCAAGTCCTTTGCCAACGCCTCCTACCTGGCCCAGCACCTGCGCATCCACCTGGGCGTCAAGCCCTATCACTGCTCCTACTGTGAGAAGTCCTTCCGCCAGCTCTCCCACCTCCAGCAGCACACCAG aattcacactggagacaGACCCTACAAGTGCCCACATCCCGGCTGTGAAAAGGCTTTTACCCAGCTCTCCAACCTCCAG TCTCACCAGCGACAGCACAATAAAGATAAACCGTACAAGTGTCCGAACTGTTACCGGGCATACACAGACTCCGCGTCCCTGCAGATCCACCTCTCCGCCCATGCCATCAAACACGCCAAGGCCTACTGCTGCAGCATGTGCGGGCGTGCCTACACCTCG gAGACGTATTTGATGAAGCACATGTCCAAACACACTGTGGTGGAGCACCTGGTCACCCACCATTCACCCCAAAGGACGGAGTCTCCCGGCATCCCTGTGCGGATCTCGCTCATCTGA